ATGGAGCGGTGTGGGTCCCTGTCAGCTACCCCATGAGTCCGGTCAATAGGAATTCCCATAACCAATCCCATGAGCGGAGCGTTGCCATCTGATGCGAGTTTTCCGGCGGAGGTGAGTGCGCGTATCTGCCGCCATATGAACAGGGACCACCCTGATGCCGTCCTGCTCTACGCCCAAGGGTTGGCGGGCATGGTGGGAGCAACAGCGGCGACGATGGAAGCGATCGATTGCAGGGGGATGGACTTGCAGGTGTGGGAAGGCGATACCCCCAAGGCCATTCGGATTGAATTTCCTGAGCCTTTGAGCGGCCCGAAGGCGGCCCATCACTGTCTGGTGCAACTGGTAGAACAGGCGCGGCAACGG
Above is a window of Gloeomargarita sp. SKYB120 DNA encoding:
- a CDS encoding DUF2470 domain-containing protein, producing the protein MSGALPSDASFPAEVSARICRHMNRDHPDAVLLYAQGLAGMVGATAATMEAIDCRGMDLQVWEGDTPKAIRIEFPEPLSGPKAAHHCLVQLVEQARQRLASQ